The DNA window CCTTCTATAAAACCTTgcatgtccaagaaaagagcgcACTTCCCACACACTCGCAGGGAAAGGTAAAGCAGATATAATATCTATTTCCGCCCCGTCAATTTCAATACCTTTAGACGACACAACATAACCTAAAACTATCCTGTGgtcaaccataaaatgacatttttcccaattaagcacAAGATTAGTCTCTATACACCTTACCAGGATaatttcaggttatctagacatgtatcaaaactatcaccaaacacactgaaatcatccatgaaaattttaattattttctcaaCATATTCAGAAAAGATGCTTACCATACGTCTCTAGAAAGTGGCAGGTGCATTGCACAACCCGAAAGGCATCCGTCTATAAGCAAAGGTCCCGAACGGGCACGTGAAAGTTGTCTACTCTTGATCCTCTGGTGCAATCGCTATCTGAAAATACCCTGAAAATTCATCCAGAAAACAGTAATAAGCCCTACAAGCCAAGCGTTCAATCATATGATCaatgaaagggagagaaaaatggtCCTTTTTGGTAACGGCGTTCAGCCTGCGGTAGTCTATACACTGTCTCCAACCAGTGGATTTGCGCACTGGCACTAACTCACCCGTTTGGTTGACCTCTGCCGTCACTCCTGCCTTTTTTGGAACAACCTGGACCGGGCTTACCCATGGGCTATCAAATATAGCAAATATGATCCCCACATCGAGTAGTttcaatatttcttttttcaccaTATCCATCATGAGAGGGTTGAGCCTCCTTTGAGTTTGGCGCACAGGTTTGGCATCCTCCTCTAGCCTTATTCGATGCATATAGATAGAGGGACTGATTCCCTTAATGTCGGCAATGGTCCACCATATCGCCTCTTTATGCTCTCTGAGAACCCGAATCAGCTTTTTCTCCTAAGTTTTTGATAGTGCCGATGAGATAATCACCGGGAGTGTCTCGTTGTCGCCCAGATACGCATACTTCAAGTGTTCTGATAGGGGTTTCAACTCCAATATAGGTGCCTGCACCACAAATGGCAAtactctctgatgaagttcgGGAATAAAAATAGGTGAGTTTTCATACCTTTTTGTGGTGGTCGGCAATGAGTGTAATGCGCCTATTGTGCATTTTAGATCTTCGCTCCATTCCACCTCATGCATTGTCTCCAACTCGAGGTGCTTGGTTAGAGCAACCTCTAACTCATCCCTGCCAACAGTTTCAAACACTTCCTGCACCGCAGGGTCAATAGTACTCACAGAGAAAACAGAGTTAAAATTTGAGTTTGAGGGGTATTTCATAGTATCAAAGATATTAAAATGAATAATTTTCCCATCAAACTCCATAGACAAGGTACCCTTgttaacatcaattttagtcTGTGCTGTACTaaaaaagggtctacctaatAACAAGGGTGAGGGATCGGAGGAGTGATCATCATCTatatcaagtacataaaaatcagttggaaacaccaaatcattaatttttactaacacatcttcaaccaacccatcaggatatgcattagttcggtcagctaattgaatGATTATTCCAATTTCTTTCAATGGACCTAGGTTCAGAGAAGCATAGATAGATTTTAGCATTATATTAATAGATGCCCCTAAGTCCAACATAACCTTCCTAATCAAAGTATTCCCTATCCTACAAGGGATAGTGAACATTCCTGGGTCCCCgcattttggtgaaaatttccTCTGTAGGACCGCCGACACATTTTCCCCAACAATGActctttcatctcccctcaGCCGCCTTCGATTGACGCACAGGTCTCTTAGAAACTTTGCGTACTTCGGCACCTGTTTAATTGCGTCTAACATGGGAATATTAATCTCGACTTTGCGGAACACCTTTAGGATCTCCTTCTCCTTATCCTGTTTTTTCGATTTTTTcaacctgctaggaaaaggtGGCGGGTTAGTCGTAACTGTAATGACCGGGTCCGGGAGTACCTTTGGATCTGTGCCATTGCTGTCCTCTTTCTCAAgctcattttcaattttttcctcATCCTTATCCTTAG is part of the Coffea eugenioides isolate CCC68of chromosome 6, Ceug_1.0, whole genome shotgun sequence genome and encodes:
- the LOC113774352 gene encoding uncharacterized protein LOC113774352; its protein translation is MTLRSGKEIQRPERVIPKDKDEEKIENELEKEDSNGTDPKVLPDPVITVTTNPPPFPSRLKKSKKQDKEKEILKVFRKVEINIPMLDAIKQVPKYAKFLRDLCVNRRRLRGDERVIVGENVSAVLQRKFSPKCGDPGMFTIPCRIGNTLIRKVMLDLGASINIMLKSIYASLNLDDDHSSDPSPLLLGRPFFSTAQTKIDVNKGTLSMEFDGKIIHFNIFDTMKYPSNSNFNSVFSVSTIDPAVQEVFETVGRDELEVALTKHLELETMHEVEWSEDLKCTIGALHSLPTTTKRYENSPIFIPELHQRVLPFVVQAPILELKPLSEHLKYAYLGDNETLPVIISSALSKT